One genomic region from Leptolyngbyaceae cyanobacterium JSC-12 encodes:
- a CDS encoding hypothetical protein (IMG reference gene:2510096308~manually curated): MKPDLQGLEITKGELRRLIGFAPRHIYAPFWVRVGWLSLWYFTLDYAAIALLRIVLALMSPLTLTWQAHFWISAILGIGTAIYHRWNWLKQSVSPPLRNLVADVKQFNSVVRAIAINDQLEDAGNSSVAIKDREKVLHALWLTREDLVRALKTERILRDNNDFIAKNASLFDNNIYALTSLQIEDQASEHGRILNEALQIALNTREELRRLQDGLQDD, encoded by the coding sequence ATGAAACCTGACCTTCAGGGTTTAGAAATCACCAAAGGAGAGCTACGGCGGCTGATTGGGTTTGCGCCGCGTCATATCTATGCGCCGTTTTGGGTGCGGGTGGGTTGGCTGAGTTTGTGGTATTTCACATTGGACTATGCCGCGATCGCCTTGCTTCGAATTGTGCTGGCATTGATGTCGCCCTTAACCCTTACCTGGCAAGCCCATTTTTGGATTAGTGCGATTTTGGGGATTGGTACTGCAATTTATCATCGCTGGAACTGGCTGAAGCAATCGGTGTCTCCGCCGCTACGTAATTTGGTTGCGGATGTGAAGCAATTTAATTCGGTAGTGCGGGCGATCGCCATCAACGACCAACTTGAAGACGCAGGTAACAGTAGCGTTGCGATTAAGGATCGGGAGAAAGTGCTACATGCCCTCTGGCTGACTCGAGAAGATCTGGTGCGAGCACTCAAAACCGAACGCATCCTGCGAGACAACAACGACTTTATTGCCAAAAATGCCAGCCTGTTTGATAACAACATCTATGCTCTCACCTCTCTCCAGATAGAAGATCAAGCCAGTGAACACGGACGCATCCTGAATGAAGCGTTGCAAATTGCGTTAAACACGCGCGAAGAGTTACGCCGCTTGCAAGATGGTTTGCAAGATGATTAG
- a CDS encoding putative membrane protein (IMG reference gene:2510096309~PFAM: Integral membrane protein DUF95) translates to MNIQRWIGHRQTSWNRLDELLKKLEKRGLKSLKADEIRQLASLYRSVSADLARAKTNQVGEMIVRDLQTLTTRAYSQIYQGARRQEWRSLLEFYGWGFPAVVQRSRGYIALATGLFVFAGLISWWLAWHDPSFIELIVPADLIEKVRDRGELWMGAIVGIEPFASSSIMINNIEVSFGAVAGGMTAGLFTTYIMVLNGILIGVIGTLVGQNNLAFPFWAFVFPHGSLELPAIFLAGGAGFLLARAILFPGRYRRVDALKFYGAQAAQLVFGVVPMLVVAGVIEGFFSPNPNVPDFIKYAVGTGLFVSLVWYLGRKRQGYET, encoded by the coding sequence ATGAATATTCAACGCTGGATTGGTCACCGTCAAACCAGTTGGAACAGGCTGGATGAGTTGCTGAAGAAACTGGAAAAGCGCGGCTTGAAGTCATTAAAAGCCGATGAAATTCGTCAGCTTGCCAGTTTGTATCGTTCTGTTTCTGCCGATCTGGCGCGGGCAAAAACCAACCAGGTGGGAGAGATGATTGTGCGAGATCTGCAAACCCTTACCACTCGCGCCTATTCTCAGATTTATCAGGGGGCGCGCAGGCAGGAGTGGCGATCGCTGCTGGAGTTTTACGGTTGGGGTTTTCCGGCGGTGGTACAGAGATCGCGCGGGTATATTGCGCTGGCAACCGGACTATTTGTGTTTGCAGGACTGATATCCTGGTGGCTCGCCTGGCATGATCCTTCGTTTATCGAGCTAATTGTGCCTGCGGATCTGATTGAAAAGGTGCGCGATCGCGGCGAGTTGTGGATGGGGGCAATCGTTGGCATTGAACCCTTTGCCTCCAGTAGCATCATGATCAACAACATCGAAGTGTCGTTTGGAGCAGTAGCAGGCGGGATGACAGCAGGTTTGTTTACAACTTATATTATGGTACTCAACGGTATCTTGATCGGCGTGATCGGAACCCTGGTGGGGCAAAATAATCTGGCATTCCCCTTCTGGGCGTTTGTTTTTCCCCACGGTTCTCTAGAGTTGCCTGCGATCTTTCTGGCAGGTGGGGCAGGTTTCTTACTGGCAAGAGCAATCTTGTTCCCTGGTCGTTATCGACGGGTCGATGCACTCAAGTTCTATGGTGCACAGGCGGCGCAACTGGTGTTTGGCGTGGTGCCGATGCTGGTAGTTGCTGGGGTGATTGAAGGATTTTTCTCTCCTAATCCAAATGTTCCTGACTTCATCAAGTATGCCGTTGGCACAGGGCTATTTGTTAGCCTGGTATGGTATCTGGGGCGAAAACGACAAGGGTATGAAACCTGA
- a CDS encoding hypothetical protein (IMG reference gene:2510096310) → MASGSRSSPTEPLSVGNVVSTGFQLYRANAKQYLGIALISVGWSLLPILAMIILAIVAVVVGGATGEPAAGIGFFVLAFVVVIALAVYCFAKSLANSALISRLAFLEISNQSEDFLAARRFVDSRKWSFLFTQILVGLIVAGVFIAFYVVLAILFAATATAAARLGGGGGDLRVTAIFALLIFVLVIAALVLFLWLGARLFGAEVPLAVEAQSSASQSIGRFWNLTKGNARRVVMVLLVAVLVTLPIGVLSQLLASIPQSIIESGVASGSAAVSTIALLSGLISYAVSVLLNLLVIPFWQVVKSVVYYDLRNRREGLGLQLRER, encoded by the coding sequence ATGGCTTCTGGCTCACGTTCATCACCTACCGAACCACTTAGCGTCGGAAATGTTGTTAGTACAGGTTTTCAGCTTTATCGAGCAAATGCCAAACAGTATCTTGGGATTGCTCTGATCTCTGTGGGGTGGTCCCTATTACCAATTTTGGCAATGATCATCCTGGCGATTGTTGCTGTAGTCGTGGGCGGCGCAACTGGCGAACCCGCCGCAGGCATTGGTTTTTTTGTGTTGGCATTCGTTGTTGTAATCGCGTTAGCAGTTTACTGCTTCGCCAAATCACTGGCAAATTCTGCCCTGATCTCCCGATTGGCATTTTTGGAAATCAGTAACCAATCGGAAGATTTTTTAGCCGCTCGACGATTCGTAGACTCCCGTAAATGGAGTTTTTTGTTTACCCAAATTCTCGTTGGCTTAATTGTTGCTGGAGTCTTCATCGCGTTTTATGTCGTGCTTGCTATTCTGTTTGCTGCCACGGCTACTGCTGCTGCTAGATTGGGGGGTGGAGGTGGTGATCTTAGAGTCACTGCAATTTTTGCGCTCTTGATCTTTGTGTTAGTAATCGCTGCGCTGGTGCTTTTCCTGTGGTTGGGGGCCCGCTTGTTTGGCGCAGAAGTGCCATTAGCAGTAGAAGCTCAAAGCTCAGCATCGCAATCAATTGGGCGGTTTTGGAATTTGACCAAAGGCAATGCTCGGCGTGTTGTGATGGTGTTGCTAGTGGCGGTACTTGTGACTTTGCCGATTGGAGTCCTTAGCCAACTGCTTGCCAGTATTCCCCAATCCATTATTGAAAGTGGGGTGGCTTCAGGTTCTGCCGCTGTGAGCACGATCGCTCTTCTTTCGGGTTTAATCAGCTATGCAGTGAGTGTGCTGTTGAACCTTCTCGTTATCCCGTTTTGGCAGGTGGTCAAGTCAGTAGTTTACTATGACTTGCGGAATCGCCGCGAGGGATTAGGTTTGCAGCTCCGCGAGCGTTAG
- a CDS encoding putative membrane protein (IMG reference gene:2510096311~PFAM: RDD family), which produces MRFFNRISLSTPESVELEFTLAGIGNRALALVIDYNILAIVLLIFWIAWLLFFFGLMGYLEQLEGDYSQVPYWLLGIALLISFVIYNGYFVYFEVMHQGQSPGKRITKIRVIRDDGRPVGISQSVIRSLLRAVDDFLFIGTFFILFGKQEKRIGDWAAGTLVIQEQSGDPSRDRRSLSILQDKSVDSLEADNLGISREAKTLAEHLPEIADLSQLLPDDFAVIREYLRRRRQMAPHARTEKSMQLAHQLQTLIRLEVIPPGTSSDRFLEAVYLAYQQQQE; this is translated from the coding sequence ATGCGATTCTTTAACCGAATTTCATTGTCAACGCCCGAAAGTGTGGAGTTGGAGTTTACTCTGGCTGGCATTGGCAACCGGGCGTTGGCATTGGTCATCGATTACAACATTCTGGCGATCGTGTTGCTCATTTTTTGGATTGCCTGGTTGCTGTTCTTCTTTGGGCTGATGGGCTATTTAGAACAGCTTGAGGGAGACTACAGCCAGGTTCCCTATTGGTTGTTGGGAATTGCTTTGCTGATTAGCTTTGTGATTTATAATGGCTACTTCGTTTATTTTGAAGTGATGCACCAGGGGCAAAGTCCTGGTAAACGGATTACCAAAATTCGGGTGATTCGAGATGATGGGCGACCTGTTGGGATATCACAGTCGGTCATTCGGTCATTGCTGCGGGCAGTCGATGATTTCTTGTTCATCGGCACGTTTTTTATTTTATTTGGCAAACAGGAAAAACGCATTGGAGATTGGGCAGCCGGAACTCTGGTTATTCAAGAGCAATCAGGAGACCCCAGCCGCGATCGCCGCTCCCTGTCAATTCTGCAAGACAAATCGGTTGATAGTTTAGAGGCTGACAATTTGGGCATCTCCAGGGAAGCCAAAACCCTAGCAGAGCACTTACCCGAAATCGCCGATCTCAGCCAATTGCTTCCTGATGATTTTGCAGTAATTCGTGAATATTTGCGCCGCCGTCGCCAAATGGCACCCCATGCCCGCACCGAGAAAAGTATGCAACTTGCTCATCAACTACAAACCCTGATTCGTCTGGAAGTGATCCCGCCTGGCACGTCTTCGGATCGCTTTTTGGAAGCGGTTTATCTGGCGTATCAACAGCAGCAAGAATAG
- a CDS encoding hypothetical protein (IMG reference gene:2510096312~PFAM: Protein of unknown function DUF58), with product MIPSRRVYLWLVGGTIAGMIVATLGGDFINPRLLGWSILATLGFDAVVLLAMAIDGFSTKAHRVTVTREPLRRLSIGRDNPVTLTVQTSDRPAIIQIRDAYPQAFQVSETTHPLSLPAQETREITYTAMPFKRGEYEWGNVQVRQLGRWGLAWDDWTIPQKQSVVVYPDLIGLRSLSIKLTLQTSGSIRRARRQGMGTEFAELRDYSTGDDPRLIDWKATARRNRVLVKVLEPEQEQTLVVLLDRGRLMTAQVKGLARFDWGLNAALSLALAGLQRGDRVGIGVFDRQMIAWIPPDRGQTQLAKLIETLTPIHPVLLEPDYLGAVTTVATRQTRRALVVLITDVIDEIASAELLAAMGRLSPRHLPFCVTLRDPQVDRKAHSLTTTVPDTYARAVALDLLAQRQLALEKLKQKGVLVLDAPANQISEDLVDRYLQLKARNQL from the coding sequence GTGGGACGATCGCTGGCATGATCGTCGCCACACTTGGGGGAGATTTCATTAACCCTCGGCTGTTGGGTTGGTCGATTTTGGCAACGTTGGGGTTTGATGCAGTAGTGCTATTGGCAATGGCGATCGATGGCTTTAGCACCAAAGCGCATCGGGTAACGGTGACGCGAGAACCACTCCGGCGCTTATCGATTGGGCGAGACAATCCTGTGACGTTAACAGTACAGACGAGCGATCGCCCTGCCATCATTCAAATTCGAGATGCTTATCCGCAAGCATTTCAGGTTTCAGAAACAACCCATCCCCTCTCATTGCCAGCCCAGGAAACTCGAGAAATCACCTATACAGCGATGCCTTTCAAGCGGGGTGAGTATGAGTGGGGCAACGTTCAGGTGCGGCAGTTGGGGCGGTGGGGCTTAGCCTGGGACGACTGGACAATTCCACAGAAGCAATCCGTTGTTGTATATCCTGATCTAATTGGGCTGCGATCGCTTTCCATCAAGCTTACCCTGCAAACATCGGGAAGCATTCGGCGGGCACGACGGCAGGGCATGGGCACTGAGTTTGCTGAACTACGAGACTATAGCACTGGAGATGATCCGCGCTTGATCGACTGGAAAGCTACTGCTCGTCGAAATCGTGTCTTAGTGAAAGTGCTGGAACCTGAGCAAGAACAGACCCTGGTAGTATTGCTTGATCGCGGACGCTTGATGACTGCCCAGGTAAAAGGCTTGGCACGGTTTGATTGGGGCTTGAACGCAGCCCTTTCTCTGGCGCTCGCAGGATTGCAACGGGGCGATCGCGTTGGTATTGGTGTATTTGATCGCCAAATGATTGCCTGGATTCCCCCTGATCGCGGACAAACTCAACTAGCTAAGTTAATCGAAACGCTCACGCCGATTCATCCGGTTTTGTTAGAACCCGATTATTTGGGCGCAGTCACCACCGTGGCAACACGCCAGACCCGTCGTGCTCTGGTAGTGCTGATTACGGATGTGATCGACGAAATTGCTTCTGCTGAACTGCTGGCAGCCATGGGTCGATTGTCTCCGCGTCACCTGCCATTTTGTGTTACCCTGCGCGATCCCCAGGTGGATAGAAAGGCACATTCCCTCACTACGACCGTTCCAGATACCTATGCGCGTGCGGTGGCACTGGATTTGCTAGCTCAACGACAGCTTGCCCTAGAAAAACTGAAGCAAAAAGGCGTGTTGGTTTTAGATGCGCCTGCTAACCAGATTAGTGAAGATCTGGTTGATCGCTACCTGCAACTCAAAGCCCGCAACCAGTTGTAA